One region of Tumebacillus amylolyticus genomic DNA includes:
- a CDS encoding YetF domain-containing protein, translating into MQFDWWDILSRVALAFLLVLLATRTLGKKMLQGLSYLDFMASITLGALTGAIVLDHNLTIADLILAISSFTGLVLIMSFFQLKIRRVRRLLSGLPLEVIHDGKILERELRKSRMTMELLMQQLRIQGVFNIEDVKQAYLETNGKLSVLLRPQALPLTLGDFLSPDPRLPEQRHPVELIVDGEVLTHNLERWGFNLAWLLQELERQGARDSADVAYAILTSQNKLYVDLYRDDLQM; encoded by the coding sequence ATGCAGTTTGATTGGTGGGATATCTTGAGTCGAGTGGCGTTGGCGTTTCTCTTGGTCCTGCTTGCCACGCGGACGCTCGGCAAGAAAATGCTCCAAGGTCTGAGCTACCTCGACTTTATGGCGAGCATCACGCTCGGGGCGCTTACGGGAGCGATTGTGCTCGACCACAACTTGACCATCGCCGACCTCATCCTCGCCATCTCGTCTTTTACCGGACTCGTCCTGATCATGTCCTTTTTTCAACTCAAGATTCGCCGCGTTCGTCGCCTGCTTTCCGGTCTCCCGCTTGAAGTCATCCACGATGGCAAGATTCTGGAGCGGGAACTGCGAAAGTCGCGGATGACGATGGAGTTGTTGATGCAGCAACTGCGAATTCAAGGTGTTTTTAACATCGAAGACGTCAAGCAAGCCTATCTCGAAACCAATGGCAAACTCAGCGTTCTGTTACGTCCGCAAGCCTTGCCGTTGACCCTGGGGGACTTTCTCTCCCCAGACCCCCGGTTGCCCGAACAGCGTCATCCGGTGGAACTGATCGTCGACGGCGAAGTGCTCACACACAACTTGGAGCGCTGGGGATTCAACCTCGCGTGGCTGTTGCAAGAACTTGAACGCCAAGGGGCGCGGGACAGTGCGGACGTCGCGTATGCCATCCTCACTTCACAGAACAAGCTGTACGTCGATCTCTACCGCGATGACTTGCAGATGTGA
- a CDS encoding NAD(P)H-binding protein: MKLLILGATGRVGRELVRLALQDGNEVVALVRSEEKAEWLREQMQPRHFIEASGSAEGFGSAEAFGSAEAFGGTEAFGGTEAFGSAEAFGSAESVGSAESVEVVREVLGLGFVVGDARSREDVTRAMTGVDAVLCSLNTDGGTVLSESMAVILDVMRELRVKRIVSVGTAGILQARSEPHLLRYRSSETRRTSTAAAEDHERAYRLLASSEPELAWTLVCPTYLPEGPATGTYRVERDALPESGMRITTGDTAEFTYHLLQSTDFLRCRVGIAE; the protein is encoded by the coding sequence ATGAAACTGTTGATCCTAGGAGCCACGGGCCGCGTAGGACGCGAACTTGTAAGGCTTGCGTTGCAAGACGGGAACGAAGTAGTTGCATTGGTGAGAAGCGAGGAAAAAGCGGAGTGGTTGCGGGAACAAATGCAGCCCCGGCATTTCATAGAAGCAAGCGGGAGTGCTGAGGGTTTCGGAAGTGCTGAAGCTTTCGGGAGTGCTGAAGCTTTCGGGGGTACTGAAGCTTTCGGGGGTACTGAAGCTTTCGGAAGTGCTGAAGCTTTCGGAAGTGCTGAGTCTGTCGGAAGTGCCGAGTCTGTCGAAGTCGTGCGTGAGGTTTTGGGACTTGGCTTTGTAGTGGGAGATGCGCGGTCGCGCGAGGATGTTACTCGGGCGATGACTGGCGTGGACGCCGTGCTTTGCTCGTTGAATACAGACGGCGGGACGGTGCTCTCTGAGAGCATGGCTGTGATTTTGGATGTGATGCGGGAATTGCGTGTGAAGCGGATCGTGTCGGTGGGCACGGCGGGCATTTTGCAAGCTCGGTCGGAGCCGCACCTCCTCCGCTATCGTTCCAGCGAAACACGCCGCACTTCGACGGCGGCGGCAGAAGACCATGAACGTGCCTATCGTTTGCTTGCCTCGTCGGAGCCTGAACTTGCTTGGACGCTCGTGTGCCCCACGTATCTCCCCGAAGGCCCCGCCACCGGCACCTATCGTGTGGAACGGGATGCCCTCCCCGAAAGCGGCATGCGAATTACGACCGGAGATACCGCCGAATTCACATACCACCTCTTACAAAGCACCGACTTCCTGCGTTGCCGCGTGGGAATTGCCGAATAG
- a CDS encoding serine hydrolase domain-containing protein: MLSHNTLAKLDSMVESHMQKNHITGAAVAVVSGDEILYARGYGQESILADSPAVTADTLFRIASVTKPLTGTMILQLVERGVLDLDMPIRTYLPWLELSEPGAAELLTLRLLLSHRSGFPTGGEPMGSRDPEGLERYVREYVPTIPLMSAPGVGYHYSNHNLNLAGYVAEAVTGTHFSKLMQELVFEPLEMTNTTFDPLVALSSPLARPHVRKADGTWEVSRTFLEGVANYPAWYCMSSANDLAKFARFHLQGGSIPSQMQAPQTPGYRVSDFACGLTWFRDSKRGKVRFYHFGQFSNQYESLLVFSPEDQIGLVVLGNGDQLYGLGLEMFDVLRFGEVVPEPEPVVDESAANSAEWPHYVGTYFSNLHGPVEVLTEGHDLLLNIHGEKMTLSPLRERVYFTQNADGALYSVGFPVEDESPVRGIILNGHVRGRREIPVYEANPAEWADWIGVYDDTVEQYEVDVRDGKLSVADSGREHEFEALAKDVFLSKTQGLIRFAYFGEEKQPTLVFHEAWRYRKVR, translated from the coding sequence ATGCTCTCTCACAATACCCTCGCAAAACTCGACTCCATGGTCGAATCTCATATGCAAAAAAACCACATCACCGGCGCCGCCGTCGCTGTCGTCTCCGGGGATGAAATTCTCTACGCACGAGGCTACGGACAGGAAAGCATACTCGCGGATTCGCCGGCGGTGACGGCCGATACGCTTTTTCGAATTGCGTCGGTGACGAAGCCGTTGACGGGGACGATGATTCTGCAACTTGTCGAGCGAGGCGTGCTGGATTTGGACATGCCGATTCGCACCTACCTGCCGTGGTTGGAATTGAGTGAGCCCGGTGCCGCCGAACTCCTGACGTTGCGTTTGTTGCTCTCACATCGAAGCGGCTTCCCCACCGGAGGAGAACCGATGGGGTCGCGTGATCCCGAGGGTTTGGAGCGCTATGTGCGCGAGTATGTGCCGACGATTCCGCTGATGTCCGCTCCCGGTGTGGGGTATCATTACAGCAACCACAATTTGAATCTCGCGGGGTATGTCGCCGAAGCGGTGACGGGCACGCACTTTTCGAAGCTCATGCAGGAGTTGGTGTTTGAACCGCTTGAGATGACGAATACGACGTTTGATCCGTTGGTTGCGCTCTCCTCCCCCCTTGCGCGTCCGCATGTTCGCAAGGCGGATGGCACGTGGGAAGTGAGTCGGACTTTCTTGGAAGGAGTTGCGAATTATCCGGCGTGGTATTGCATGTCGAGCGCGAATGACTTGGCGAAGTTTGCTCGGTTTCATTTGCAGGGCGGGTCGATTCCGTCGCAGATGCAAGCACCGCAGACGCCGGGGTATCGGGTGAGCGACTTCGCTTGCGGGTTGACGTGGTTTCGAGATTCGAAGCGCGGCAAGGTGCGTTTTTACCATTTTGGGCAGTTTAGCAACCAGTATGAGTCGTTGCTTGTGTTTTCGCCGGAAGATCAGATTGGGTTGGTGGTGCTGGGGAACGGCGATCAGCTGTACGGGTTAGGGTTGGAGATGTTTGACGTGTTGCGGTTCGGGGAGGTTGTGCCGGAACCTGAGCCTGTTGTGGACGAGAGTGCCGCGAATTCTGCGGAGTGGCCGCACTATGTAGGCACGTACTTCTCCAACTTGCATGGACCCGTCGAAGTGCTGACCGAGGGCCACGACCTCCTCCTGAACATCCACGGGGAAAAAATGACGCTGTCCCCTCTCCGGGAACGCGTCTACTTCACCCAAAACGCCGACGGAGCTTTGTACTCGGTCGGGTTCCCTGTGGAAGATGAAAGTCCGGTTCGAGGCATTATTTTGAACGGGCATGTGCGCGGGCGACGAGAAATTCCGGTGTATGAAGCGAATCCGGCCGAGTGGGCGGACTGGATCGGAGTCTATGATGACACGGTGGAGCAGTACGAAGTCGATGTGCGAGACGGGAAGTTGAGTGTCGCCGATTCGGGGCGGGAGCATGAATTTGAGGCGCTGGCGAAGGATGTGTTTCTCTCGAAGACGCAAGGGTTGATTCGGTTTGCGTACTTTGGAGAGGAGAAGCAGCCGACGCTTGTGTTCCATGAAGCGTGGAGGTATCGAAAAGTACGATGA
- a CDS encoding SRPBCC family protein, whose product MKATATKILPHGIHEVFTFVSNPDTMHRWVDGVSNPRRTSDAELGVGLTFATHYAFNGRQAEIDYVITEFEAPHRYGIKATSGPFPFASEVLLEEVPEGTSMTYTIDAGSDSKATSVIFALFGPLLRKAMVKRLHRQLEDLKALV is encoded by the coding sequence TTGAAGGCGACCGCAACCAAGATCTTGCCTCATGGGATTCACGAGGTGTTCACGTTTGTCTCGAACCCGGACACCATGCACCGCTGGGTGGACGGCGTGTCCAACCCGCGCCGCACATCGGATGCAGAGCTCGGGGTGGGACTGACGTTCGCCACGCACTATGCGTTCAATGGGCGGCAGGCGGAGATCGACTATGTGATTACGGAGTTCGAAGCTCCGCATCGCTACGGCATCAAAGCAACGTCCGGCCCGTTCCCGTTTGCGAGCGAAGTTCTTCTCGAAGAAGTTCCCGAGGGCACCTCGATGACCTACACCATCGACGCCGGATCGGACAGCAAGGCGACGTCTGTGATTTTTGCTTTGTTCGGCCCGTTGTTGCGCAAGGCGATGGTCAAGCGCCTGCACCGACAATTGGAAGACCTCAAAGCTCTCGTATAA
- the recQ gene encoding DNA helicase RecQ, translated as MLQHATELLKKYYGYDSFRKGQESIIDNILTGHDTLGIMPTGGGKSICYQIPALCFDGITLVISPLISLMKDQVDALHSIGIPAAYINSSLSQAEADNTLRAARSGAYKLLYVAPERLDTERFRSELQMLPVSMLAIDEAHCISQWGHDFRPSYLAVPKILDLLPERPRVTAFTATATPEVTRDITRLLGIAGSDVFVTGFNRENLRFAILRGENKRDFTLDYLRRNRDQSGVIYAATRKEVDQLYETLTASGFAVGKYHAGLTDEEKSKWQDQFLYDDVRIMVATNAFGMGIDKSNVRYVLHVNMPKNMESYYQEAGRAGRDGEPSECILLYHAQDVQLQKFLIEQSVSSPERKAGEYKKLQSMIDFCHTTQCLRNAILEYFEDEIPEPCGICSNCRDDRELRDMTREAQMIFSCIRRMRERFGAALVAQVLKGSANKKVKQFNFDELPTYGLMKQYKEKEISDLIHVLTAEGYLALSEGQYPVVRLEPKAVLVLQGQEQVFQRVQPVRETVYQRDDTLFERLRNLRKEISQHEKVPPYIIFADSTLREMADTCPTDEPSLRRIKGVGEAKVAKYGELFLELLQAYAREKGFQPSAGGGGETSSSGSGSGTASASDETPSHMITYDLFQAGLDVDAICTERNLKAQTVQDHIIRAVTEGHEIDWTRIVSAEHEPLIHTAIEDLGAEKLRPLKDALPEEVDYFAIKAVICKRTL; from the coding sequence TTGCTACAACACGCAACAGAGCTACTGAAGAAATACTACGGCTATGATTCCTTCCGCAAAGGACAGGAGTCGATCATCGACAACATTTTGACAGGCCACGACACGCTCGGCATCATGCCGACCGGCGGCGGGAAGTCGATCTGCTACCAGATCCCGGCGCTGTGCTTCGACGGAATCACCCTCGTCATCTCCCCCCTCATCTCCCTCATGAAAGACCAAGTCGATGCTCTGCACAGCATCGGAATCCCTGCCGCCTACATCAACTCGTCCCTCTCCCAAGCCGAAGCTGACAACACCCTGCGCGCCGCGCGTTCGGGCGCTTACAAACTGCTCTACGTCGCACCGGAGCGACTGGATACGGAACGGTTCCGCTCGGAATTGCAGATGTTGCCCGTTTCGATGCTCGCCATCGACGAGGCGCACTGTATTTCGCAATGGGGTCATGATTTCCGACCGAGTTATTTGGCGGTGCCGAAGATTTTGGATTTGTTGCCGGAGCGTCCGCGTGTGACGGCGTTTACGGCGACGGCGACGCCGGAAGTTACGCGCGACATTACGAGGTTGCTGGGGATTGCGGGCAGCGATGTTTTTGTCACGGGGTTTAATCGGGAGAACTTGCGGTTTGCAATCTTGCGCGGCGAGAACAAGCGGGACTTCACGCTCGACTACCTGCGACGCAATCGCGACCAATCCGGTGTCATCTATGCCGCGACGCGCAAGGAAGTGGATCAGCTCTATGAGACGTTGACTGCATCGGGATTTGCAGTCGGGAAGTACCATGCGGGGCTGACCGACGAGGAGAAATCGAAGTGGCAAGACCAGTTCCTGTACGACGACGTGCGGATCATGGTGGCGACCAATGCGTTCGGGATGGGGATCGACAAATCGAACGTGCGCTATGTGTTGCACGTGAACATGCCGAAGAACATGGAGTCCTACTACCAAGAGGCCGGTCGTGCGGGCCGTGACGGGGAGCCGTCGGAGTGTATCTTGCTCTACCATGCGCAGGACGTGCAATTGCAGAAGTTCCTGATCGAGCAGTCGGTTTCGTCCCCGGAGCGCAAAGCGGGGGAGTACAAAAAACTCCAGAGCATGATCGACTTCTGCCACACGACGCAATGTCTGCGCAATGCGATCTTGGAGTACTTCGAAGACGAAATTCCCGAGCCGTGCGGAATTTGTTCGAACTGCCGCGACGATCGCGAGTTGCGGGATATGACGCGGGAGGCGCAGATGATTTTTTCCTGCATTCGTCGGATGCGCGAGCGGTTCGGCGCGGCGTTGGTTGCACAGGTTTTGAAAGGGTCGGCGAACAAAAAGGTCAAGCAGTTCAACTTCGACGAACTGCCGACGTACGGCCTGATGAAACAGTACAAGGAAAAGGAAATCTCCGACCTCATCCACGTCCTGACCGCCGAGGGGTACTTGGCGCTCAGCGAAGGGCAGTACCCGGTCGTGCGGTTGGAGCCCAAAGCGGTGCTCGTGTTGCAGGGGCAAGAGCAAGTCTTCCAACGCGTGCAGCCGGTGCGCGAGACGGTGTACCAGCGAGACGACACGCTGTTCGAACGCCTGCGGAATTTGCGCAAGGAGATCTCGCAGCACGAGAAAGTCCCGCCGTACATCATCTTCGCGGACAGCACGTTGCGCGAGATGGCAGACACCTGCCCGACGGACGAGCCCTCGCTGAGACGGATCAAAGGCGTCGGGGAAGCGAAAGTCGCAAAGTACGGGGAGCTCTTCCTCGAACTGCTGCAAGCGTATGCGAGGGAAAAAGGGTTCCAACCGTCTGCGGGCGGTGGGGGAGAGACGTCGTCATCAGGCTCAGGCTCCGGCACTGCTTCAGCCTCCGACGAGACCCCGAGTCACATGATCACCTACGATCTCTTCCAAGCGGGTCTCGACGTGGATGCCATCTGTACGGAACGCAATCTCAAAGCCCAAACCGTCCAAGACCACATCATCCGCGCCGTCACCGAAGGCCACGAAATCGACTGGACGCGCATCGTCTCCGCCGAGCATGAACCTCTCATCCACACCGCCATCGAAGACCTCGGCGCCGAAAAACTCCGCCCCCTGAAGGACGCCCTCCCCGAGGAAGTGGACTACTTCGCGATCAAAGCGGTGATTTGCAAACGGACGTTGTAA
- a CDS encoding DUF4931 domain-containing protein, producing the protein MNHTHLHFDSMLGRQKPNSIMNRTTACPFCDRDSLEDVIAEQDSIILLKNKFPVLRDTLQTVLIETDQCESDLWQYDREHLHKLIRFGVEQWEAMEATGEFRSVIFYKNHGPLSGGSIRHPHMQIVGLKHLDYRTHVTWEQFEGLVIDQQPGVELNVSTKPRVGFFEWNVILRDRSQMDSWADYIQMTVDYVMNHFNKNCNSYNLFFYELDGTLLCKIVPRFPTTPLFVGYSIPHVSENIVDHVKLMQERYL; encoded by the coding sequence ATGAACCATACACATCTACACTTTGATTCGATGCTCGGGAGACAGAAACCGAACAGCATCATGAACCGCACGACGGCCTGTCCGTTTTGCGACCGTGACTCTCTGGAGGATGTGATCGCGGAGCAAGACTCGATCATCCTGCTCAAGAACAAGTTCCCCGTGTTGCGGGACACGCTGCAGACGGTGCTGATCGAGACCGACCAGTGCGAGTCGGACCTGTGGCAGTACGACCGTGAGCATCTGCACAAGCTGATTCGGTTTGGCGTGGAGCAGTGGGAAGCGATGGAAGCGACCGGCGAGTTTCGCTCGGTGATTTTTTATAAAAACCACGGCCCCCTCTCCGGCGGTTCGATTCGCCACCCGCACATGCAGATCGTCGGGTTGAAGCATCTGGACTACCGCACGCATGTGACGTGGGAGCAGTTTGAGGGCTTGGTGATTGACCAGCAGCCGGGCGTTGAGCTGAACGTCTCCACGAAACCGCGTGTCGGGTTCTTCGAGTGGAACGTGATCTTGCGAGATCGCAGTCAGATGGACAGTTGGGCGGACTACATCCAGATGACGGTCGACTACGTGATGAACCATTTTAACAAAAACTGCAATTCCTACAACCTGTTCTTCTACGAACTGGACGGCACCCTGCTCTGCAAAATCGTCCCCCGTTTCCCGACCACCCCGCTGTTCGTCGGGTACTCGATCCCCCATGTGTCGGAGAACATCGTGGATCACGTGAAGTTGATGCAGGAGAGGTATTTGTAA
- a CDS encoding MDR family MFS transporter has product MEGKLSSLHPVAWLVVVGTFLSRGVYFMTIPFLAIYLHDVQGLEASSVGAILGAGLLVGTVSSFVGGWLSDRWGRFPVMVGSVLAMVLVFVGFALATETWVFLVCSMLNGLFRNLFEPAARALLADVTPQEQHLRVFSVRYFAINLGASLGPLVGVYAGSTVSTTPFTMTAGVYLLYGTLISCAMIGKKQSVRPAAQDLPKKVTVREALRVVLRDRVFRNLLIGQAFVCTAYSHLDSTLGQYLGVSPDFSNGVQWFSYLLVANAVGVLVLQAPVSKWASRFSPMRAVTLGGVSFVLSLVCFGVFQSLWLLIFGMLLFTVGEILCFVVSEVAVADLAPEGLRGVYFGATGLQFLGQSLGPWAGGLLLDGFGYDHGAVVFGILAGLTLLALPFYRAGEKSLRKGDLEHEPYTSTL; this is encoded by the coding sequence ATGGAAGGAAAACTTTCGTCGTTGCATCCGGTTGCGTGGTTGGTGGTGGTCGGGACGTTTTTGTCACGGGGCGTGTATTTCATGACGATCCCGTTTTTGGCGATTTATTTGCATGATGTACAAGGGTTGGAAGCGAGTTCGGTAGGCGCGATTCTCGGCGCGGGGCTGTTGGTCGGGACGGTGAGTTCGTTTGTCGGCGGGTGGTTGTCAGACCGCTGGGGACGGTTTCCAGTGATGGTCGGGTCGGTGTTGGCGATGGTGTTGGTCTTCGTGGGGTTTGCGTTGGCGACGGAGACCTGGGTGTTTCTGGTCTGCTCGATGCTCAACGGACTTTTTCGGAACTTGTTTGAGCCGGCGGCGAGGGCGTTGCTCGCCGATGTGACGCCGCAGGAGCAACACCTGCGCGTTTTTTCCGTGCGCTACTTTGCGATCAATCTCGGGGCGTCGCTGGGGCCGTTGGTGGGTGTGTACGCCGGAAGCACGGTGAGCACGACTCCTTTTACCATGACGGCGGGGGTGTATTTGCTCTATGGGACTCTCATTTCGTGTGCTATGATAGGAAAAAAGCAGTCCGTTCGTCCTGCGGCACAAGACCTGCCGAAAAAAGTGACGGTGCGCGAGGCGTTGCGAGTTGTGTTGCGCGACCGCGTGTTTCGGAACTTGTTGATCGGGCAGGCGTTTGTCTGCACGGCGTACTCGCATCTGGATTCGACGCTCGGGCAGTATCTGGGCGTCTCGCCCGACTTCTCGAACGGGGTGCAATGGTTTTCGTATCTGCTGGTCGCCAACGCCGTCGGGGTGTTGGTCCTGCAAGCGCCCGTGAGCAAGTGGGCGTCGCGCTTCTCGCCGATGCGGGCGGTGACGCTTGGCGGAGTGAGTTTTGTGCTGAGCCTCGTGTGTTTCGGGGTGTTTCAGTCGCTTTGGCTGTTGATTTTCGGAATGTTGTTGTTCACCGTGGGCGAGATTCTGTGTTTTGTCGTATCGGAAGTCGCCGTAGCGGACTTGGCGCCGGAGGGTTTGCGCGGCGTGTACTTCGGGGCGACCGGGTTGCAGTTTCTTGGACAGAGCCTCGGACCGTGGGCCGGCGGGTTGTTGCTAGATGGATTCGGGTATGACCACGGAGCCGTGGTGTTTGGCATCTTGGCAGGGTTGACCCTGCTGGCGTTGCCGTTCTACAGGGCCGGCGAGAAATCGTTGAGAAAAGGTGATCTTGAACATGAACCATACACATCTACACTTTGA